The Falco rusticolus isolate bFalRus1 chromosome 14, bFalRus1.pri, whole genome shotgun sequence sequence CTGCTGCGGGAGTTTGACGAGGTGATGGAGGACTTTGACAGAGGCACTGCATGTCAATACGAGCAGCACTTGGAGGAGCTGAAGAAGAAAGCGGGACACAGTGTGTACGACAGCGGCATTGATGAGCTGGAGAGTGAGTTGGGGCTGGGGAATGAGGAGCCCTTTGGGAGGACAGTGTCCGTGCGGATGGAGTTGCTTTGGGAGCTCTGGCATTCCTCCATGGTAAACCACTGAGTTTCTAGCTGATCCGGCCTTGCAGTTGCCCACCTGACTCATCTCTTGCGGGCTGGATGAGTAGCATGAGGTGATGACCCCTGGATCCTGGCCCAGCATGTGCAGGGGCTCCTGCTGGgttggctgctgcagggctgcacaaGGCTTGAGATAACTGGGGGCTCAAAGGCAGCCACTTCGCTCTAACCCCGAGGAGTCCCCATGGCCATGCCCAGGCAACCCCGGTGCTGTTTGGCCTGGCAGAGAAGCTCTAGTTCCCTTTTTCCAAGCATTCCTTGCAGCAGGGGAAGAACAGATGGGCTGGCCAAGAGCCAGGGTGGATCAGGGACCCTATGCCACCCACATGATGGGTCCCTGGTTCTATAACTTGTTTATAAGGTGCCTGTGGCTGTGGGCAGTGAGTAATGCTTTGCATGCGCAGGTACCAGCACGTCCCCGAGAAGCAGTCTCAACTCCAGCGAGGAGGACCTCAACACCCCTGCCAATGCTTGCTCCTCCAAAGgtgaggctgagagagctgtccccagggctgcttCCCGGGGCTTCCTTCTGCATGCCTGGCTCGGCTCAGCAGTGATGGGCCGCCTGCGggcgggggttggggggtgcCAATGGGACCCTCCAGGATTTGGAGGTGGGAATGAGCCCTGGGGTCCTGGCTGGATCCTGGAAAAAGTATGAGGTTGGATTGGCTTGTTTTCTTGCCAAAGCTGCCCTCAAGCAGCATCCTTGGTGAAACCCCTTGCTCCTCTGCCCTGTAActtccagccccctgccctggcgGACGTGGGGGTGGGTGACGCTACAGCTGCCCTTAAGCCCCATGTGAGTGTGGGACTCCAGATCCAGGTGGGGGCTGGGCAACTGCTTGGAAAGCTTCAGTGCTGCTCTTTTGACGCCTTCAGCAGCTGGGTGCAAGTGTGGGCTGTAATCCCATGGAGATGCTTCGACCCTGGGGGACACTGTGCTCGGGGGTGTTTGACTGAGGTTATTCCTGAGCTGTGCAGTGATCTGCCCCTGTTGCAcatgcagctcagccccagccacccTCTGTTGCTCCCAGACAGCACCTGGCTGGGACAGaaacagcaggcagctggagcaaTTGTGGTTAGAAGTTAGAAGCAAGGGGTAGGGatcttttttcttgcaaatgaGACCTGACAGTGTGTGCCTTTCTGCCAGCTAAACTCGGTGACAcacaggagctggaggagtTCATTGCAGATCTGGATAAAGTGCTGGAGGGTAAGTACACAGCTCTGATCCTGGTGCTTCCCGAGCCCCAGGCTGCATCCAGTGTGGCAGAACACCCGGCCTGGGGCTTTTCCATTGCCTCTGgctcagcagagcctggcctACCACCCCTCCTAGCTGGGGCTCCCACTGCAGGGGCTTAGAGCCCAGGTTTGGCTGCAAGAGTGGAatccttctgtcttttcttttggcGAGGGGCTTATCTGGATATCACACCCCCATCCCTCTTGAAGCTCTTTCAGCTGGGGCAGAAATCCCATTGCTTGAGTGAATTCCCTCTCtggtgcctcagtttccccaagCTGGTGAAGTGGAGCTGGTGGTGCTGTCCTGGTGGAAGGGATGGGGGATGTGGAGGCCAGGTCGGTCCTGCAAAAGGCCTGCAAGAAAGGTGGCCAAACAGCGCAACCTGCAGAGCTATTGATGTTTTTGGGAAGATGTATGGATGCTTGTGGCCCTCTGCCTACAGcattcctccagctgctgctcaaaagcttttcttgcagGGTGGGAAGgtgagcagcaggaaaagagtatttttcctTGTGGTGTACCCCAGTGTGGAAAAAATCAGCCCTGTGGAAATGTCCCATTTGGCGGGAGGAAAGTGAGGGTTCAGACTCAATCAGTACCACTGAACGCGTGCCCGTGGAGGTGCCCCTTGGGGTGTGTTGGCACCGGGCAGGTCTCGGAGTGAGACTTCTGCATCTGTGGAGTGAGAACTGCTTCAGACTGCCTGTGCAGTGCCAGAGAAGGGAATTCCAGCCCTCGGGGAGCACAGACAGGTTGTGGTCTCCTGCAGATGTTTTTCTCCTGGTGGAGGGCTTGGCTGTGGGTACTCCTAGGGAAGGTGGTGTTGCTATGCTGGGCATCTCTGGCAGCTTTacccaggcagctctgcagtccTGTGAGGTTGTCTGGTCCCCAGTAGCTTCTTTTCtgggaaaactgaggcagaggCCAGACTTCCCCTTCAGAGGGGTCCCTGGGTGACAGGCTGGAGGCAGAGAgaacttgatttaaaaaaaaaaaaaactaaatacTTCCCCCAGGCAGTTCTCAGTATCTGTTCCCTTCCCTTTCGAGTGTCCAAAATGAGGTGGCTGGTGGGAACGTTGCTTCTGCTGATGCCAAGCCATGCTGGGCAGGAGCGGAGCAGGAAGGGGGCCAGAGTCCCCCAGAAGATTTCTGCTCTaaccctgctgctggtggtgcctggggcggggggggttCCAGTGCACTGTAcagccctcctcccccccagcaGTCATCTgaccaattatttttttttcctttttttttttttttttttcccattgattGTTCTGCAGAGATGTGAGATGTGGTTTTGGTAGCAAGTTTGGGGAGGAGGACCCGCAGCAGATGAGCTCCATGCCTCCCTGATGCACCCTCTGCTTCCGTGCCCCTTCCACCCGCTGCCGGCGTGGGTGACAGCTTTCCTGTGCCACGCTGCTCCGTGCCGGGGAAGGGCAGTGCCAGCCACATGTGGGGACTGATCCGGTGATGGGACCGGCAGCTGGGCTGTGACGGTGGCTGGGACTTGCTCTGCTCCCGCATGCGGGGCCGGACTCTGCCAGCGCTGAGATGAGAAGAGCTCTCAGTGAGGGCACCAGGCTCTGCCCTCTgaggggggctggcagcactTGTGACTGagtgggtttggggggttttggaGGGGGTATCCATGCCGCTGTTGAAGCCAGAGGAGAAACCCTTGGTGAGTTTAGGGAAGATCAGCTTGCAGTACATCAGTGAGAGCTTGGTGTCCCCTCCTGTGTCAGAAAAGACTGTTCCCACAGTAGCATCTGTTGCAGGTGGTGACTGTCGCTGCTGGCCCTTTGCTTTGCACGGGGAGCCGCAAATAAGGCCCTGCCTGCGCCGGAGTGCCTCTGCCTCGGCTGCTACGGTAAATACTGTAAAAAGGATGCTGTGCACTGTACAGAGGGGGTGTGTTTTTATGAACAGGATTTTAAGGCTTTGCGcttgtctctgtgtgtgtgtccagGCTTTTCCTGTGggctcctctcttccctgcagctgccgGGCACCAGGGTTGGGCATCAGAGAGGGGGGAGAGGCCTCAGGGGAGCAAATTAAACATTTGTCTGCCTGAAGAGGGGTAGGCAACCCCCTGGAACAAGTCCACAGGGGGTGTGGGTTTGCAGCCCTCTGCCtcgggtgggctgggggggctccctGCCTTGCAGGGTCCCTGCCAGGTGGGTGGCTTGGTGGGGCAGGCAGAAGGTGCTGTTGATGGGGGAACAGCCTAGATACGAGATCAAGCTGGGGGCAGCTGAGCTTGGAGTGAGGTTTGGCAGTTGGGATGGATGCTCAGTTCACCCCTGGGGTTTGCCCTCCCTGGAAGCTGCCCCGTGAGCAGTGGGATGACTGGGAGATCAGGAGAGTGGAGGAACCTGGGGCTCTGCACGTCTctgggctggcagtgctgcccacGTGGGTCAGGGCCACGTGCGTGCGGCTCTGTTGTAACTGTCTAAGCAGGAAACGAGGGTTTTAGCTTCTCCCCTCACCCCTTGGTCTATGGGGTGCTGGTCAGGAGGATGTTGGTCATCTAATCTGCCAGCCTGGGTTTTAGTGCTGTTGCAGAAATCTGCTGAACACACATTAATCCTGCAAACTCAAGTGCTCAGGAGGGAGGACAGGAGAGTGGTGGGGGCTTctgagcagcccagcagagccctgtgcaGGGCAGATCATGCATGGGGACACTTCCGCTGTTGCTCTCCCCGTGCTGTGTGACGTGGCTGTAGATCTGCTCCCAAAAAGACCCGGTGGCCCCGTCAAGGGGCAGCCAGAAGATGGGGGCGAGAGCTGTGTGGTGTGGCCAGGGGTGGCAGTGATGCTCGGAGCTCTGCCCATGATGCTTGGCTGTGATATGGGGGCTGGAGGACCCTGCTCTGTGGGGAGGCTCAGCCCACATCAATGGGgctgaggcagcaggagctgtggggaCTGTCCCTGCTATGCACATTGGTAATGGCAGCCACGCCAACCACTCGggatgttttttcccttctgagtCATTGCATGAAGGCTTTTTGCCCTCGCAGTCTACTTCTGACTCTGGTATTTGTTCCACCCATGGTCCCTTTCTGCCTCTGGGTGTCACAAGCCCCTTACCAGCCTGTGTGGGATGGGGATTTTTAACAGACCACCCCCAACCCACCCAACAGCACGGTCTCTGTCTGGGTCATGACGATGCTTGGTGTTGGGCTGTGGAGTCCCATGGCATCACCTTCCCTGGGCACCGCGTGCCAGTTTACAACCGTGCAGTGTCTGCAAACGTTACTAAGCAGCTGCAGATATAAATACTTTCAAGTCCCAAATCTGCTGTGGCTGATACGCCCCTGCAGCAAAGTAACAGACTTGAAGCTTCAGAGAGGTTGTTTGTTGTGAGCGTTGCCAGGAGAGGGGTTTGGGTTCCAGCATGTgtttcctccagcccctggaATCAGGCAGGCTACatgggtgctgccagcaccacgAGGCCGAGCTGTCCCATGTTGCACAGGATCCTCTCCAAGGCTCGTGGTACCTCCTGCACTCAGTGATATAGCTGTCAGCATCTGCTTtggctggtgctgggtgctccACAGTGCTGGTGCTATGTGTGGGTGACAAGGTGACATGGGACCTAATACCAGCACtgtcctgcccagcctgcaccaacaacagcagcaatggTGATGCTCAGCCTAGCTCCCCAGGACAGACTCGTGCACATCGCTGTAAGCAGACTCTTTTGGGCACAGGGGCTCTGGCAGGTTCTCTGCTGGGACAGGATGTgggactttttttcctggagaccCTGGGCAGGGGTTGGGAACACTCCTGGGTGGCGGGGTGGTACTGAGATGGGGGCTACGGCATCCTCTGGCCCATGGTGGGACGGTTGTCCAAGAGCCATTTTGCAGCCCATGAGGACCACTGCCTCCTGGCCATGCTCCGGGGGTGGCTGAAAACCCAAGAGCAGGGAGGGCTGAGGCTGATGGAGACAGTCAGTGGGGAGTTGCATGCACGTGCAGTGGAGGTGCtgcaaaaataatcagtgtGAACAGGCACGTCCAGCAACACACCAGTTCCTCCCTGTGGCCCCTCTTCCTGCGGCAGCTCAGAGGAGGCTGGATCAGGGCCAAggagccctgggagcagcagggctgggctggacTCTGTTGTGCTCTGCAGAGTCTTGAGTGTGCTTTGGATCTGCCAAAGTGGGAACCAACCCTCTGGAGGCACTAGGAGCTGAGGGTGCTGGAGGAGCCGGCGATGGTCAGCCCCTGAGCAGCGCTGCCCAGGGGATGCTGGAGCCCCCAGAATCATCTGGGAGCTGCTGGTCCCGGCTGGttggggtgcaggcaggaaaagcagactgcagccccccagcctgccatAGCGGAGAACCCCAGCCCTagccaggctggaggaggcacGCGGTGCCTGCACGGGGCCACCTGCAAAGCTGCCACCACTTCCAGCCACACATTCACcaccc is a genomic window containing:
- the LOC119157399 gene encoding regulator of cell cycle RGCC-like, coding for MADELSDLLREFDEVMEDFDRGTACQYEQHLEELKKKAGHSVYDSGIDELESTSTSPRSSLNSSEEDLNTPANACSSKAKLGDTQELEEFIADLDKVLEEM